A genomic region of Runella rosea contains the following coding sequences:
- the ispF gene encoding 2-C-methyl-D-erythritol 2,4-cyclodiphosphate synthase, translating into MKFRVGSGYDVHKLEEGRDFWLGGIKVPHTHGAKGHSDADVVCHVICDALLGAANMRNIGYHFSDKDPQWKGVDSKLLLAKVMEMIREAGYEVGNVDATVVLQEPKLNPHIPAMKECLSKVMNIPEEDISIKATTSEWMGFVGRKEGIAAHCVALIYKD; encoded by the coding sequence ATGAAATTTAGAGTTGGTTCGGGATACGACGTTCATAAACTGGAAGAAGGTAGGGATTTTTGGTTGGGGGGCATTAAAGTGCCGCATACCCACGGGGCCAAGGGCCATTCGGATGCCGATGTGGTTTGTCATGTGATATGTGATGCACTGTTGGGGGCTGCCAATATGCGCAATATCGGCTATCATTTTTCCGACAAAGACCCGCAATGGAAAGGCGTAGACAGCAAGTTGTTATTGGCAAAAGTGATGGAAATGATTCGTGAAGCGGGATACGAAGTGGGCAATGTAGATGCCACAGTTGTGTTGCAAGAACCAAAACTCAATCCGCACATTCCTGCCATGAAAGAGTGTTTGTCGAAAGTGATGAACATTCCCGAAGAGGATATTTCTATCAAGGCTACAACCTCCGAATGGATGGGTTTTGTGGGCCGGAAAGAGGGCATTGCCGCGCACTGCGTAGCGCTGATTTATAAAGATTAA
- a CDS encoding amidohydrolase family protein, whose amino-acid sequence MKILASGVLFLGVLTGMAQTIEPPLGFEEYDPVSTLKVTEHKVTRSKFPFIDVHNHQYRMNSQDLSKLVADMDALNMGIMVNLSGRGFSQEWEEGTATINGALANARKNYPKRFLVFTNPELKNIGSPGWGARAAKQIEDDVKAGAVGMKVYKNLGFSGVKDTDGKRVAVSDPRLDPLWAKCGELGIPVIIHTADPKSFWDPMDRYNERWLELKTHAGRKRSNNDPVPFDSLMREQHAVFARHPKTTFINAHMGWYPNDLKKLDSLMQKFPNMNVEIGAVIAELGRQPRAANAFFTKWQDRILFGKDSWVPSEYATYFRVLETEDEYFPYHKKYHAFWRMYGMGLSDEVLKKVYYKNALRIIPGIDKTQFPD is encoded by the coding sequence ATGAAAATACTGGCAAGCGGTGTTTTGTTTCTCGGAGTGTTGACGGGCATGGCCCAAACGATTGAGCCGCCGCTCGGATTTGAAGAGTATGATCCAGTCTCAACACTTAAAGTAACGGAGCACAAAGTTACCCGCTCCAAGTTTCCATTTATTGATGTTCACAACCACCAATACCGGATGAATTCTCAGGATTTGTCAAAGTTGGTGGCCGACATGGACGCCCTCAATATGGGAATTATGGTCAACCTGAGTGGGCGCGGATTTTCGCAAGAGTGGGAGGAAGGCACCGCTACCATCAACGGAGCCCTTGCCAATGCCCGAAAAAATTATCCGAAACGCTTTTTGGTTTTTACGAATCCCGAACTCAAAAATATCGGCTCGCCGGGCTGGGGAGCGCGTGCCGCTAAACAAATTGAAGACGATGTAAAAGCGGGTGCCGTCGGCATGAAAGTATATAAAAACCTGGGTTTCAGCGGCGTAAAAGATACCGATGGCAAACGAGTGGCAGTCAGTGACCCGCGCTTGGATCCCCTTTGGGCCAAATGCGGAGAATTGGGTATTCCCGTCATCATCCACACCGCCGACCCGAAGTCTTTTTGGGACCCCATGGACCGTTACAACGAGCGTTGGCTAGAACTCAAAACCCACGCCGGGCGTAAACGAAGCAATAATGACCCCGTACCGTTTGATTCGTTGATGCGCGAACAGCACGCGGTTTTTGCCCGCCATCCCAAAACTACCTTCATCAATGCGCACATGGGCTGGTATCCCAATGATTTGAAGAAATTGGATAGTTTGATGCAAAAATTTCCCAATATGAACGTTGAAATCGGAGCGGTTATTGCCGAATTGGGCCGTCAGCCGCGCGCCGCAAATGCGTTTTTTACCAAATGGCAGGACCGAATTTTGTTTGGAAAAGACAGCTGGGTTCCTTCCGAATACGCCACGTATTTCAGGGTGTTGGAAACCGAAGATGAGTATTTTCCTTACCACAAAAAATACCACGCCTTTTGGCGGATGTACGGCATGGGGCTGTCGGATGAGGTGCTGAAAAAAGTCTATTACAAAAATGCCCTGCGGATTATTCCAGGTATTGACAAAACACAGTTTCCTGATTGA
- a CDS encoding AAA family ATPase has product MPGHTLSSVQTLLQSRGYIADEYVAMSVYLAMQLNKPLLIEGPAGVGKTEIAKVMAQALNTDLIRLQCYEGLDAHHAIYEWNYQHQLLFLKMGENDKDGQNQEALEKTIFSEKFLLKRPLLQALTHSKSPVLLIDEVDRADEEFESFLLEMLSDWQITIPELGTIKATHVPHVILTGNRTRELSEALRRRCLYLWIDYPPFEKELAIVKSKVEQIDATLARQITAFMQALREQRLNKVPGIAETLDWAQALAGMHITHLEKSLVESTLGVILKDWQDIRETQLSLSELFEKVGIKSKWEDS; this is encoded by the coding sequence ATACCCGGTCATACGCTTTCTTCCGTTCAAACCCTGCTGCAATCTCGCGGCTACATTGCTGACGAATACGTGGCCATGTCGGTGTATTTGGCAATGCAGCTCAATAAACCGCTTTTGATTGAAGGTCCTGCGGGGGTGGGTAAGACCGAGATTGCCAAAGTGATGGCCCAAGCGCTCAACACCGACCTGATTCGGCTGCAATGTTATGAAGGGCTAGATGCCCACCACGCCATTTATGAATGGAATTATCAGCATCAATTGCTTTTCTTGAAAATGGGCGAGAATGATAAAGACGGACAGAATCAAGAAGCGTTGGAGAAGACGATATTTAGTGAAAAGTTTTTGCTAAAAAGGCCTCTCTTGCAGGCACTTACGCATTCTAAGTCGCCCGTGTTGTTGATTGATGAAGTAGACAGGGCTGATGAAGAATTTGAAAGTTTTTTGCTCGAAATGCTCTCAGATTGGCAAATTACCATTCCCGAATTAGGAACTATCAAAGCCACGCACGTGCCGCACGTGATTTTGACTGGCAACCGCACCCGTGAACTTTCGGAAGCCTTGCGCCGTCGGTGTTTGTACCTGTGGATTGATTATCCGCCTTTTGAAAAAGAACTCGCCATCGTCAAGTCGAAAGTGGAACAAATCGATGCCACTTTGGCGCGGCAAATCACGGCTTTTATGCAGGCATTGCGTGAACAACGACTCAATAAGGTGCCGGGCATTGCCGAAACACTCGATTGGGCGCAAGCCTTGGCGGGGATGCACATTACCCATTTGGAAAAATCACTGGTAGAATCTACACTCGGGGTTATCCTCAAAGATTGGCAAGACATCCGGGAAACCCAACTCAGTCTTTCGGAGCTATTTGAGAAAGTAGGCATAAAATCAAAATGGGAAGATAGTTAA
- the kdsA gene encoding 3-deoxy-8-phosphooctulonate synthase, producing MQKKIVRVGDIECGSDELFLISGPCVIEDEKIMMTVAERLKEISERLGIKIIYKSSFMKDNRSSLDYYMGPGLEAGIKILAKVKEQFGFTLLTDVHYPEQCAPVADVVDVLQIPAYLCMQTTLVVAAAKTGRVVNLKHGQFLAPENMKHPVKKIEDSGNEQIILTERGYTFGYNDLIVDPRSFYHMNKTGYPVVFDVTHAIRKYGIPSKDSKGGAREYLPVLARAGVAAGVDGLFVEAHTCPSEALCDAASQLDINYLEEFLKPLIELHNVEVKYRATAQELA from the coding sequence ATGCAAAAGAAAATCGTTCGCGTAGGCGATATTGAATGTGGTTCCGACGAATTGTTCCTCATTTCGGGGCCGTGTGTGATTGAAGACGAAAAAATCATGATGACCGTAGCCGAACGGCTGAAAGAAATTTCGGAGCGACTGGGCATCAAAATAATTTATAAGTCTTCGTTCATGAAAGACAACCGCAGCAGCCTCGACTATTACATGGGCCCTGGCTTAGAGGCGGGCATTAAGATTTTGGCTAAAGTGAAAGAACAATTTGGTTTTACGCTTTTGACCGATGTGCATTATCCTGAGCAATGTGCCCCCGTGGCGGATGTGGTGGATGTATTACAAATTCCGGCGTATCTGTGTATGCAAACTACCTTGGTGGTTGCCGCCGCTAAAACAGGCCGCGTGGTCAATTTGAAACATGGGCAGTTTTTGGCTCCTGAAAACATGAAACATCCTGTCAAGAAAATTGAAGATAGTGGAAATGAGCAGATTATCCTGACCGAACGTGGTTATACGTTTGGATACAATGACCTCATCGTGGACCCGCGCAGTTTTTATCACATGAACAAAACGGGTTATCCCGTGGTTTTTGACGTGACGCACGCGATTCGCAAATACGGAATCCCTTCCAAAGACAGCAAAGGTGGAGCACGTGAATACTTGCCAGTACTAGCCCGTGCGGGCGTAGCGGCAGGGGTGGATGGACTATTTGTAGAAGCCCATACTTGCCCGTCAGAAGCTTTGTGTGATGCGGCCAGCCAGTTGGATATCAACTACTTGGAAGAATTTTTAAAGCCATTGATTGAACTCCACAACGTTGAAGTAAAATACCGCGCTACTGCCCAAGAATTGGCGTAG
- a CDS encoding alpha/beta fold hydrolase codes for MQSSIIRFETEPDFFIHAEGWGDSSAPPILLLHGGGQTHHSWGDTAQRLAERGWYAITYDARGHGNSSWSSEGAYLVNALVSDLKAIIHQVDGKPAIIGASMGGITALVLEGESAQSLTSAIILVDIAPKAEQKGIERIFAFMSSHLERGFASLEEAADAVAAYLPQRSRKDNYSRLEKNLRFRDGRYYWHWDPTMLKVWKDATPDQQIAYEERLFVAAQNLKAPTLIVRGGMSDVVSDRVMAEFLDAVPHVKSLTVSGAGHMVAGDSNHAFTNAVIQFLEEVYPVS; via the coding sequence ATGCAATCTTCTATTATCCGTTTTGAAACGGAGCCTGATTTTTTTATTCATGCCGAAGGGTGGGGCGATTCAAGCGCTCCACCCATTCTTTTATTGCACGGCGGTGGCCAAACGCACCACTCTTGGGGTGATACCGCCCAGCGGCTCGCGGAGCGGGGTTGGTACGCCATCACCTACGACGCACGCGGACATGGCAACAGCAGTTGGTCGTCCGAAGGAGCGTATTTGGTCAATGCGCTGGTCAGTGATTTAAAAGCCATCATTCACCAAGTAGATGGCAAACCCGCCATCATCGGAGCCTCAATGGGAGGAATCACCGCGTTGGTTTTGGAAGGAGAATCTGCTCAATCACTTACTTCCGCCATCATTTTGGTAGATATTGCCCCCAAAGCTGAGCAAAAAGGAATCGAGCGTATTTTTGCTTTTATGAGTTCGCATCTAGAGAGGGGTTTTGCATCGTTGGAAGAAGCAGCCGATGCCGTTGCCGCTTATCTTCCGCAACGTTCCAGAAAAGATAATTATTCTCGTTTAGAAAAAAACCTGCGTTTTCGCGACGGTCGATATTACTGGCATTGGGACCCAACCATGCTGAAAGTGTGGAAAGATGCCACGCCCGACCAGCAGATTGCCTATGAAGAACGTCTCTTCGTAGCCGCCCAAAACCTCAAAGCACCGACGTTAATTGTGCGCGGCGGAATGAGTGACGTGGTGAGCGACCGCGTGATGGCCGAGTTTCTGGATGCCGTACCCCACGTTAAAAGTCTAACGGTTTCGGGAGCGGGTCACATGGTGGCGGGAGATTCCAATCACGCTTTCACCAACGCCGTTATTCAGTTTTTAGAAGAAGTTTATCCAGTATCTTAG
- a CDS encoding T9SS type A sorting domain-containing protein — MRQNWCWLTGLIVLVFNSSFAQECVAPLQWTPVQRNNAIEWEKFPDFSLPFTIIYEGPRFGDTQSWPLRRGFSHLASFSGNESATLPVNKRAITWYHIATDANTQPWSERNLESPWANDLGLYRDTWNNQLRNMAGLFDDSRGSDRPAYDIIALDIERIHDTDREILTIKNNPRVPENYRNLSDAQFVERYKRDIQRLYAAPADYVKERTNASTQFGSYSDVLIRGSFNNWLGMTLTPWSDWTTDPSLILHVMRDTLSGKVGGPFHNNLNFLTPSCYYYYDYNTSPFGKDYLAYILFVIEVNRAWSTKPIIPFVWLRYHDAFNPTIPFVPNFVAEATAIFPFFSGAKGLWLWEGPVDLGRQDNFGTYEHFIAGLHRLSQFKNFFEGDNELVIPQPAVESAKSKSPIWRGVIKGNEILIAAQNPYATSDTQETEVRMTHQNWQKTITLKGREVFLCKFDYNTISSIPNVSSLLNLKVMPNPATDKIVYSFESITGMLGHAQLVDMTGRTLAQEEFNVNVGLQKHEFKVNHLPTGLYILQVQAGKYTMSERVVVVR; from the coding sequence ATGCGACAAAATTGGTGTTGGTTGACGGGGTTGATTGTCTTAGTTTTTAATTCATCCTTTGCGCAAGAGTGTGTTGCTCCTTTACAATGGACGCCCGTTCAGAGGAATAACGCGATTGAATGGGAAAAATTTCCAGACTTTTCACTTCCTTTTACGATTATTTATGAAGGCCCGCGTTTTGGTGATACGCAATCTTGGCCATTGCGACGCGGATTTAGTCATCTGGCAAGTTTTTCAGGCAACGAAAGTGCCACACTTCCCGTAAACAAAAGGGCCATCACTTGGTATCATATTGCCACCGACGCCAATACCCAACCGTGGTCTGAACGAAATCTGGAAAGCCCTTGGGCCAATGACCTTGGACTCTATCGGGATACATGGAACAATCAATTGCGGAACATGGCGGGATTGTTCGACGACTCCCGGGGCAGTGATCGGCCTGCTTATGATATCATAGCCCTTGATATTGAGCGGATTCACGATACCGATCGCGAAATACTGACCATTAAAAACAATCCGCGTGTTCCCGAAAATTATCGTAATCTGAGTGATGCTCAGTTTGTTGAACGCTACAAACGAGATATTCAGCGCCTGTACGCGGCACCCGCCGATTACGTTAAGGAGCGTACTAACGCTTCGACCCAATTTGGCAGTTACAGTGATGTGCTGATTCGGGGCAGTTTTAATAATTGGCTAGGAATGACGCTCACGCCCTGGAGCGATTGGACAACCGACCCCAGTCTGATTTTGCACGTGATGCGGGATACCCTTTCGGGAAAAGTGGGCGGCCCGTTTCATAACAACCTCAACTTTCTGACGCCTTCGTGCTATTATTACTACGATTACAATACGTCTCCTTTTGGTAAAGATTATTTGGCGTATATATTATTTGTTATCGAGGTGAATCGAGCGTGGTCTACCAAGCCCATTATTCCCTTCGTTTGGTTGCGGTACCACGATGCTTTTAACCCTACGATTCCCTTTGTACCCAATTTCGTGGCCGAAGCCACGGCGATATTTCCTTTTTTCTCAGGGGCCAAAGGCTTGTGGTTATGGGAAGGCCCCGTTGACCTCGGGCGACAGGATAACTTTGGAACCTACGAACATTTTATCGCAGGATTGCATCGTTTGTCGCAATTTAAAAATTTTTTTGAAGGTGATAATGAGTTGGTTATTCCGCAGCCGGCGGTTGAGTCTGCCAAAAGTAAATCTCCAATTTGGCGTGGCGTAATCAAGGGTAATGAGATTCTAATTGCTGCCCAGAATCCCTACGCAACTTCCGATACCCAGGAGACCGAAGTGAGGATGACCCATCAAAACTGGCAGAAAACCATTACGCTGAAAGGACGCGAGGTTTTTTTGTGCAAGTTTGACTATAATACGATTTCGTCAATTCCTAATGTATCTTCTCTGTTGAATCTTAAAGTGATGCCTAACCCTGCCACCGACAAAATTGTGTATAGCTTTGAAAGTATCACTGGCATGTTGGGCCATGCTCAATTGGTGGATATGACTGGGCGTACGCTGGCTCAGGAGGAATTCAACGTGAATGTAGGCCTTCAAAAGCACGAATTTAAAGTTAACCATCTGCCAACGGGATTGTATATTTTACAGGTACAAGCGGGTAAATATACAATGAGTGAACGGGTGGTTGTTGTTAGATAA
- a CDS encoding ABC1 kinase family protein produces the protein MKQQNSIPTSKVARATQFLKTGAKIGGNYLKYNVKKIMDPSMTRDELHQDNATDVYESLSELKGSALKVAQMLSMDRSVLPRQYVDKFQMSQYSAPPLSGPLVVKTFRGYFGKAPHELYDSFDINAINAASIGQVHEARKDGKRLAVKIQYPGVAESISSDLKMVKPLAVTLFGLNEKDVERYTEEVETKLLEETDYELELRRSVEISEACSHIEGLIFPKYYPQLSSKRILTMDWLEGLHLKDFLQTNPTQEARDRIGQLLWDFYDHQVHQLRQVHADPHPGNFLMRADGTMGVIDFGCVKVIPDYFYDNYFTLINPDTVDDDALIEKIFYNLEFLVKEDGPREKALFTDLFKQMIRLLGQPFASEEFDFGDHSYFDTVYAFADELAKVEEIRNSKVARGSKDGLYINRTYFGLYSMLNELGARVRTNRPEWLRSKKQEAQVS, from the coding sequence ATGAAACAACAAAACAGTATCCCCACCTCCAAAGTAGCACGGGCCACCCAATTTTTGAAAACGGGCGCCAAAATTGGCGGCAACTACCTGAAATACAACGTCAAAAAAATAATGGATCCCTCCATGACGCGCGACGAACTACATCAGGACAACGCCACCGATGTCTATGAATCATTGAGTGAACTGAAAGGCTCCGCCCTCAAAGTAGCCCAAATGTTAAGTATGGACCGCAGCGTGTTGCCGCGCCAATACGTCGATAAATTTCAGATGTCGCAATACTCCGCGCCGCCGCTTTCGGGTCCGTTGGTGGTCAAAACATTTCGGGGTTATTTTGGAAAAGCACCGCATGAATTATACGACAGCTTTGACATCAACGCCATCAATGCCGCTTCTATCGGACAAGTACACGAGGCGCGGAAAGACGGCAAGCGATTGGCCGTCAAAATCCAATATCCAGGCGTAGCCGAAAGCATTAGTTCAGACCTGAAGATGGTTAAACCACTAGCTGTCACCCTGTTTGGATTGAACGAAAAAGACGTAGAGCGCTATACCGAAGAAGTAGAGACCAAGCTATTGGAAGAAACCGACTATGAGTTGGAACTACGCCGCTCCGTCGAAATTTCGGAGGCATGTAGCCACATCGAGGGACTTATTTTCCCAAAATATTATCCTCAATTGTCCTCAAAGCGCATTTTGACGATGGATTGGCTCGAAGGTCTTCACTTGAAGGATTTCTTACAAACCAACCCAACGCAGGAAGCACGCGACCGAATCGGACAATTATTGTGGGATTTTTACGACCACCAAGTGCACCAATTACGGCAGGTTCACGCCGACCCCCACCCAGGTAATTTCCTAATGCGGGCCGACGGTACCATGGGCGTGATTGATTTTGGCTGCGTAAAAGTTATTCCTGACTATTTCTACGATAATTATTTTACGCTCATCAATCCAGATACGGTTGATGATGACGCGCTCATCGAAAAGATTTTTTATAACCTCGAATTTTTGGTGAAAGAGGACGGCCCGCGCGAAAAAGCGTTGTTCACCGATTTATTCAAACAGATGATTCGGTTGCTAGGGCAGCCCTTTGCCTCCGAAGAATTTGATTTTGGCGATCATTCCTATTTTGATACCGTATATGCTTTTGCCGATGAATTGGCCAAAGTCGAAGAAATCCGTAATTCAAAAGTAGCGCGGGGTTCGAAAGACGGTTTGTACATCAACCGTACCTATTTTGGACTGTATTCGATGCTTAATGAACTCGGTGCTCGCGTTCGGACCAATCGCCCAGAATGGTTACGAAGCAAAAAACAGGAAGCCCAAGTCTCTTAA
- a CDS encoding TetR family transcriptional regulator C-terminal domain-containing protein translates to MEKAEKIRKTYVEYVLDHGQPPASFYAFAKKLKMTEGELYEFYTSFESIDMDLWVSFFQQARTNAENDPTYQGYSVREKLLAFYYTWVEVLKSNRSFVTYSYRKLPQPIAAKNPPELRPFKEAFITYAHDLMYEGRESREIVARPYVSNRYPEAVWLNTLYLLDFWVKDTSRNFELTDTAIEKTVNTAFDLMGRSLVDTVVDLAKFVYQNR, encoded by the coding sequence ATGGAAAAAGCCGAAAAAATCCGAAAAACATACGTTGAGTACGTGCTTGACCACGGTCAACCTCCCGCCTCGTTTTATGCCTTTGCCAAAAAACTCAAAATGACCGAGGGGGAGCTGTACGAATTTTATACTTCGTTTGAGTCCATCGACATGGATTTGTGGGTTTCATTCTTTCAACAAGCCCGCACCAACGCCGAAAATGACCCCACGTATCAGGGCTATTCGGTACGCGAAAAACTATTAGCATTTTATTATACATGGGTAGAAGTGCTGAAATCCAACCGTAGTTTTGTCACGTACAGTTACCGTAAACTTCCACAACCGATAGCGGCCAAAAATCCGCCAGAATTGCGCCCCTTTAAGGAAGCTTTTATCACTTACGCCCACGATTTGATGTACGAAGGCCGCGAAAGTCGCGAGATTGTGGCCCGCCCCTACGTATCAAACCGTTATCCAGAAGCCGTTTGGCTCAATACATTATATCTTTTGGACTTTTGGGTAAAAGATACAAGCCGCAATTTTGAATTGACCGACACCGCCATCGAAAAAACCGTCAATACCGCCTTTGACCTCATGGGACGCTCTCTCGTTGATACGGTTGTTGACTTAGCCAAATTTGTCTATCAAAATAGATAA